DNA from Desulfotomaculum sp.:
TGATTGACCCCGGGAATACCGTCAACGAGTACCGTGAACCCTGCGCCGAACAGATGCTTGAGGCGCTTTCCAGCGACGGATTTAAGGCTGAGGAAATCGGCCTGATTTTAATTACCCATTTTCATTCCGATCATTGCTCGGCGTGTAAAGATATCATAATAAAGAACAAAGGGGACAATCCTCCCTTTATTGCATTTCCCAATAAAGAATACGAATTTCTGCTCAAATCAAAAGAAAGAATGCGCAGTTTTTACAGAAATTTGCTTGATGAAATCAAACCGGTTATTTTGCTTGATGAAGGCGAACTGAAACTGGGCAAAATTTCCCTGCAGGTGTTCCATTCGCCGGGTCATTCACCGGGCTCATTATGTTTTTACTGTCCGGAGGAAAAGGTCCTGTTCACAGGCGACGTTTTATTCTTCGGGCGCACCGCCAGAACGGATCTGCTGGGCGGGGATCACCAGGAACTTGCTAAAAGCATAGACAGGTTATCCGCCCTAGATATTGAATTCCTGCTCCCGGGACATTCCACCAAGTACGGAAGCTATATTCAGGGCAAGGATTTAATCAGGCGCAACTTCCAGGCTGTGCAAATGTTTTTTCAATAAACAATCCTTAAAAATCAACTTTCTATAAACTTTTCTATAAACTCCTTTATATAGCCGAAGTAAAGGTCAAATCCGATCATCATTGTCGTATTGTGGTCTGCATCCGGAATGATGATCATTTTTTTTGCAGGGGATCCCAAACCATCATACAGATCCTGCGCTTCCTGCAGCGGAACAAGGCTGTCGTACTGACCGTGCATAACCAGGGCAGGCAGATAAATCTTGCCGAGCCTGGCCAGGCAGGCGTCATTGAAAGCGTTAAGGCTTGTACCGGGCGGAACAATGCCCTTTCTTTTTAAAAGCCTGCCATAGCTTGGAAAACCGCTTTCAATAATCAGCCCCTTGAATTGATCCTGGCAGTGGTATGCTAAATCAAGGGCACTGGCGCTGCCAAGGGAACGCCCCATTACCCACAAACCCCCGTCATAGCCCTGCCGCGAAAGCATATTATTGAAATACCCGAATACACTGTGGGCATCGCTGATCATGGAAGTAAATCCGGGAAAACCTCCGCTTGCCCCGTAACCGCGGTAATCAACAACCATGATATTGAGGCTCTTTTTATTGTAAAAAGGAGCAATGCCGTCATAATCCCCAACCAACTCACCATTGCCGTGAAAATAAAGTAAGTTTGGCCAGCTTTTTTCTTTTGCATAAAAGCGGCAGGATATGGAAACGTCTTTCTCAACCGGCACGGAAATATCAACCGCACCTGGAGGGCAGTGGGTAACTGCAGGGTACGGGTAAAAAATATTCTGCAGGAGAAACGGGTTATCAAGTACCGAATAATCAATCACGGCAGTCAATCCTTTCCGGTTTGAAATTTTACCAATAGAAGAGGCGCCTGCAAAGAGTAAAAACTATTCTTCTTTATAAAAAAGCAATCTGCGCGTATAATAAGTTTTCGGTGATCATTTTTCTTTTCCTGCAGCGGCAGGAATTAAAACATGCAAGAAAGTAACTATAACAAGGAAGCCGGAGAAAGTTAAGGCGGTTTAAATTTCAATATACAATAAATATAAGGTCTTTAAAATTTAATTGACCCGGGGGAAATTTTTATATATAATTGATCTTGCTGTTCCTCGATAGCTCAACGGTAGAGCATCCGGCTGTTAACCGGAGGGTTGCAGGTTCGAATCCTGCTCGGGGAGCCATTTTCGGGCCCATAGCTCAACGGCAGAGCTACCGGCTCATAACCGGCAGGTTCCAGGTTCGAATCCTGGTGGGCCCACCAGCAAAAATTTAATCTGGCCCCATGGTCAAGCGGTCTAAGACACCGCCCTTTCACGGCGGTAACCCGGGTTCGAATCCCGGTGGGGTCACCAAATGGGCGATTAGCTCAGCGGGAGAGCGCCTGCCTTACAAGCAAGGGGTCACTGTGACAAGGTACCCTAATCTTGCAAGGCGTATCTCCTTACAGCGGCATAGCATAAAGGGGGCATAGCTCAGCGGGAGAGCGCCTGCCTTACAAGCAGGATGTCACTGGTTCAAATCCAGTTGTCCCCACCAAATTGCAAGCCTTCGGCAAAAGCAGAGGGCTTTTGTATTTCTATAAACCTCTATACTAAATATTGAAAAACGAATTACACTATTATTATTTATCGATTTGTATCGGAAATATCTGTTTCCCAGAAAAAGGATTTAAAGTATATTGCGTAGAAGAAAATAAGCATACCGCCATCATTTTTTACATAGATAGCCCGTTTTTTTGCGGGTTCATTTTTTTAAGCCATAAAAAAAGACACACTTTTCCTGAGATGGTTTAATGCAAAATCCTTTCTTCCCTTCGTCGACTCCTCGCTTCAGTAAATCCATATGCCACCGCTGCAGGTACTGCAGTTCTTTCAGCCGGCGCTGAAGCTTAAGCTTTTCCCGGCAACAGTAGCTTCTTTGATTTGTTGCTGTAACTCTTTCATTTCTTCTTTTTTGCGCTCGATGGCCTTCCGGAGTTCGTCGGCGGCCATGGCTTAAGCTTCCTTTCCTGTGCTTCTTAATTAATAGAGCATCAGCAAAGTTAATTCCGCGAAAACAACGTCGTATTATGTCATATTTGCATAGAATAAAAACTTTCGACATAATTCTACATCTAG
Protein-coding regions in this window:
- a CDS encoding alpha/beta hydrolase; translation: MGKISNRKGLTAVIDYSVLDNPFLLQNIFYPYPAVTHCPPGAVDISVPVEKDVSISCRFYAKEKSWPNLLYFHGNGELVGDYDGIAPFYNKKSLNIMVVDYRGYGASGGFPGFTSMISDAHSVFGYFNNMLSRQGYDGGLWVMGRSLGSASALDLAYHCQDQFKGLIIESGFPSYGRLLKRKGIVPPGTSLNAFNDACLARLGKIYLPALVMHGQYDSLVPLQEAQDLYDGLGSPAKKMIIIPDADHNTTMMIGFDLYFGYIKEFIEKFIES